From Micromonospora rifamycinica, a single genomic window includes:
- a CDS encoding TetR/AcrR family transcriptional regulator, translating into MSVDTAPRRRRLEPDARRGQILACAVRLFGERPYADVSTTDIARAAGVARGLVNHYFGTKKQLYLEVVRVMVTVPEVAVAGLPAGDLRTRVDASVTWFLDVVSRHRSSWLAAVTAGGMGHDPDVALVLTGAEEVAADSVLVAVGLADVTAHRTELRGMIRAYGGLATSTAREWLQRGTLDRSQVHLLLTNTLLTIVEQVFPAIADDPPATGRPPSA; encoded by the coding sequence GTGAGCGTTGACACCGCACCCCGGCGACGGCGGCTGGAGCCCGACGCCCGGCGGGGCCAGATCCTCGCCTGCGCGGTCCGGCTGTTCGGCGAGCGCCCCTACGCGGACGTGTCGACCACCGACATCGCCCGCGCGGCCGGGGTGGCCCGGGGCCTGGTCAACCACTACTTCGGCACCAAGAAGCAGCTCTACCTGGAGGTCGTCCGGGTGATGGTGACCGTCCCCGAGGTGGCCGTGGCGGGGCTGCCCGCCGGGGACCTGCGGACCCGGGTCGACGCCAGCGTCACCTGGTTCCTCGACGTGGTGTCCCGGCACCGCAGCTCCTGGCTGGCCGCGGTGACCGCCGGGGGGATGGGCCACGACCCGGACGTCGCCCTGGTGCTGACCGGGGCCGAGGAGGTCGCGGCGGACAGCGTGCTCGTCGCGGTGGGGCTGGCCGACGTGACCGCCCACCGCACGGAGCTGCGCGGCATGATCCGGGCGTACGGCGGGCTGGCCACCTCGACCGCCCGGGAGTGGCTCCAGCGGGGCACCCTGGACCGCTCCCAGGTGCACCTGCTGCTGACCAACACCCTGCTGACCATCGTGGAGCAGGTCTTCCCCGCCATCGCCGACGACCCGCCCGCGACGGGCCGCCCGCCGTCCGCCTGA
- a CDS encoding acyl-CoA dehydrogenase family protein, producing the protein MPTPGLDHYTSPWREPEHDDLADLARDFFTREVLPHTERLLAQGHPDRDHYRRAGELGLLGLSVPEEYGGGGGGFSHEAVLLHEQAHVGESTLGLGVHSGIVTGYLVAYGSTEQKRRWLPGLCRGELVGAIAMTEPDGGSDLQAMRTRAVRDGDDYLVTGAKTFISNGGLADLVVLAVKTDPRQRAAGISLLVCEVGDDPEGFRRGRLLSKIGLHGNDTAELFFDGLRVPAANLLGGAEGLGFGQMMRQLPQERLVIGVSAVAAMQRAVELTTAYVKERTAFGRPLIDHQNTRMVLAECATRTRVSRVFLDDCISRHDRGELDVATAAMAKAWLTEGQCEVVDRCLQLFGGYGYTTEYPIARMYADARVQKIYGGTNEIMKELIARAL; encoded by the coding sequence ATGCCGACACCCGGACTCGACCACTACACCTCCCCCTGGCGCGAGCCCGAGCACGACGACCTCGCCGACCTGGCCCGCGACTTCTTCACCCGGGAGGTGCTGCCGCACACCGAGCGGCTGCTGGCCCAGGGCCATCCGGACCGCGACCACTACCGGCGGGCCGGCGAGCTGGGCCTGCTCGGTCTCTCCGTCCCCGAGGAGTACGGCGGCGGGGGCGGCGGTTTCAGCCACGAGGCGGTGCTGCTGCACGAGCAGGCGCACGTCGGGGAGAGCACCCTCGGCCTCGGCGTGCACAGCGGCATCGTCACCGGCTACCTGGTCGCCTACGGCAGTACCGAGCAGAAGCGGCGCTGGCTGCCCGGACTGTGCCGGGGGGAGTTGGTGGGGGCGATCGCGATGACCGAACCCGACGGCGGTTCCGACCTGCAGGCGATGCGGACCCGGGCCGTCCGCGACGGCGACGACTACCTGGTCACCGGGGCCAAGACGTTCATCAGCAACGGCGGCCTCGCCGACCTGGTCGTCCTGGCCGTCAAGACCGACCCGCGGCAGCGGGCCGCCGGCATCTCCCTGCTGGTGTGCGAGGTCGGCGACGACCCGGAGGGTTTCCGGCGGGGTCGGCTGCTGTCCAAGATCGGGCTGCACGGCAACGACACCGCCGAGCTGTTCTTCGACGGTCTGCGGGTGCCGGCGGCGAACCTGCTCGGCGGGGCCGAGGGGCTCGGCTTCGGCCAGATGATGCGGCAACTGCCCCAGGAACGCCTGGTCATCGGCGTCTCGGCGGTGGCGGCGATGCAGCGGGCGGTGGAGCTGACCACCGCGTACGTCAAGGAACGCACCGCCTTCGGCCGGCCGCTGATCGACCACCAGAACACCCGGATGGTGCTGGCCGAGTGCGCCACCCGTACCCGGGTCAGCCGGGTCTTCCTCGACGACTGCATCAGCCGGCACGACCGGGGTGAGTTGGACGTGGCCACCGCGGCGATGGCGAAGGCCTGGCTCACCGAGGGGCAGTGCGAGGTCGTCGACCGCTGCCTGCAGCTGTTCGGCGGCTACGGGTACACCACCGAGTACCCGATCGCCCGGATGTACGCCGACGCCCGGGTGCAGAAGATCTACGGCGGGACCAACGAGATCATGAAGGAGCTGATCGCCCGTGCCCTCTGA
- a CDS encoding amidohydrolase family protein: protein MSANEGRTPAAGQPVVFRNGLVLTMDDTHTVLPRADVLVIGDRIAAVGAELAVPEGTREIDAAGGIVMPGMIDTHRHMWQTAMRGYGADWTLTQYFVWYYLESGKLFRPEDVYAGNLLAAIEAIDAGVTTTVDWSHGLQTPQHADAAVDALEAVPGRFVLAYGNLQQGPWEWATTPEFRDFVTRRIHGRGDRLGFQMAFDVTGDPAFPERAAFEVARDLGVPVTTHAGVWGATNDDGIRLMHEHGFMTDSTVYVHAATLNRDSYHRIAATGGSVSVSTESEQSAGQGYPPTWQLRHHDIPVSLSMDTSVWWSGDLFSAMRATLSADRSREHLEAHGRQETVTHCHLRAEQVVEWATRGGARALGLDHLVGALTPGRKADVVLIKNDRSPVMFPILHPYGHVVFQAQRGDVHTVLVDGRLVKHEHRLVGVDLAAARTAVGRTVEHLTTTMGVDAWEKGMNPDVPETAVLDNPYTYTQWDAGSAQWKQ, encoded by the coding sequence ATGAGTGCGAACGAGGGGCGGACACCGGCGGCGGGCCAACCGGTGGTGTTCCGCAACGGCCTGGTGCTGACCATGGACGACACCCACACGGTGCTCCCCCGCGCCGACGTGCTGGTGATCGGCGACCGGATCGCCGCCGTCGGCGCGGAGCTGGCTGTGCCGGAGGGCACCCGGGAGATCGACGCGGCCGGCGGCATCGTCATGCCCGGCATGATCGACACCCACCGGCACATGTGGCAGACCGCGATGCGCGGCTACGGCGCCGACTGGACGCTCACCCAGTACTTCGTCTGGTACTACCTGGAGTCCGGCAAGCTGTTCCGCCCCGAGGACGTCTACGCCGGCAACCTGCTCGCCGCGATCGAGGCGATCGACGCCGGGGTCACCACCACCGTGGACTGGTCACACGGCCTGCAGACCCCGCAGCACGCCGACGCCGCCGTCGACGCCCTGGAGGCGGTGCCGGGCCGGTTCGTGCTCGCCTACGGCAACCTGCAGCAGGGGCCGTGGGAGTGGGCCACCACCCCCGAGTTCCGCGACTTCGTCACCCGCCGCATCCACGGCCGGGGCGACCGGCTCGGCTTCCAGATGGCCTTCGACGTCACCGGCGACCCGGCCTTCCCCGAGCGGGCCGCCTTCGAGGTGGCCCGGGACCTCGGCGTGCCGGTCACCACCCACGCCGGGGTGTGGGGGGCCACCAACGACGACGGCATCCGGCTGATGCACGAGCACGGCTTCATGACCGACTCGACCGTCTACGTGCACGCCGCCACCCTCAACCGCGACTCGTACCACCGGATCGCGGCCACCGGCGGCTCGGTCTCGGTCTCCACCGAGAGCGAGCAGAGCGCCGGCCAGGGCTACCCGCCCACCTGGCAGCTGCGCCACCACGACATCCCGGTCTCGCTGTCCATGGACACCAGCGTCTGGTGGAGCGGGGACCTGTTCTCCGCGATGCGGGCCACGCTGAGCGCCGACCGGTCCCGGGAACACCTGGAGGCGCACGGTCGACAGGAGACCGTCACCCACTGCCACCTGCGCGCCGAGCAGGTGGTGGAGTGGGCCACCCGGGGCGGCGCGCGGGCGCTCGGGCTCGACCACCTCGTCGGCGCCCTCACCCCGGGCCGCAAGGCGGACGTGGTGCTGATCAAGAACGACCGGTCGCCGGTGATGTTCCCGATCCTGCACCCCTACGGCCACGTGGTGTTCCAGGCCCAGCGCGGCGACGTGCACACCGTGCTGGTCGACGGCCGCCTGGTCAAGCACGAGCACCGGCTGGTCGGCGTCGACCTGGCCGCCGCCCGCACCGCGGTCGGCCGCACCGTCGAACACCTCACCACCACCATGGGCGTCGACGCCTGGGAGAAGGGGATGAACCCGGACGTCCCCGAGACGGCGGTGCTGGACAACCCGTACACCTACACCCAGTGGGACGCCGGCTCGGCGCAGTGGAAACAATAG
- a CDS encoding CaiB/BaiF CoA transferase family protein: MPSDADAPATGPLAGVRVVELASLAPAPFGCMVLADLGADVVRVDRPDGPGPGRLAAPSTGPLHRGRRITALDLKTPAGLADLLRLVERADVLVEAYRPGVAERLGLGPRVCRERNPRLVYARLTGWGQDGPLADRAGHDIDYIAVAGALEPLGRAGGPPHAPLNLLGDFAGGGMLLATGVLAALLERERSGLGQVVDAAMVDGSALLTAFLHGMVAAGRWSAPRGGNLLDGGAPFYDTYRTADDRFVAVGALEPAFYAALLTGLGLADDPGLPAQYDPDGWPELRRRFTARFAARTRDEWTAVFADLDACVAPVLAPTEAHRHPHNAARGTFVEVGGEVQPAPAPRFARTPAPPPRPAPDPTEPLDVAAVLDGWPARP, translated from the coding sequence GTGCCCTCTGACGCCGACGCGCCCGCCACCGGGCCGCTGGCCGGGGTGCGGGTGGTGGAGCTGGCCAGCCTGGCCCCGGCGCCGTTCGGCTGCATGGTGCTGGCCGACCTCGGCGCGGACGTGGTGCGGGTCGACCGGCCGGACGGTCCCGGCCCGGGGCGGCTGGCCGCCCCGTCGACCGGGCCGCTGCACCGGGGCCGCCGGATCACCGCACTGGACCTGAAGACCCCCGCCGGACTGGCCGACCTGCTGCGCCTGGTCGAGCGGGCCGACGTGCTGGTCGAGGCGTACCGGCCGGGGGTGGCCGAACGGCTCGGGCTCGGCCCGCGCGTCTGCCGGGAGCGCAATCCCCGCCTGGTGTACGCCCGGCTGACCGGCTGGGGTCAGGACGGCCCGCTGGCCGACCGTGCCGGGCACGACATCGACTACATCGCGGTGGCCGGCGCGCTGGAGCCGCTGGGCCGCGCCGGTGGCCCCCCGCACGCCCCGCTGAACCTGCTCGGCGACTTCGCCGGGGGCGGGATGCTGCTCGCCACCGGCGTGCTGGCCGCCCTGCTGGAACGGGAACGCTCCGGCCTGGGCCAGGTGGTCGACGCCGCGATGGTCGACGGGTCGGCGCTGCTCACCGCGTTCCTGCACGGGATGGTCGCCGCCGGCCGGTGGTCCGCGCCGCGCGGCGGCAACCTGCTCGACGGCGGTGCCCCGTTCTACGACACCTACCGCACCGCCGACGACCGGTTCGTGGCGGTGGGCGCGCTGGAGCCGGCGTTCTACGCCGCGCTGCTGACCGGGCTCGGCCTGGCCGACGATCCGGGGCTGCCCGCCCAGTACGACCCGGACGGCTGGCCGGAGCTGCGCCGCCGGTTCACCGCCCGGTTCGCCGCGCGCACCCGCGACGAGTGGACGGCGGTCTTCGCCGACCTCGACGCGTGTGTCGCGCCGGTGCTCGCCCCCACCGAGGCGCACCGCCACCCGCACAACGCCGCCCGGGGCACCTTCGTCGAGGTGGGGGGCGAGGTCCAGCCGGCCCCTGCGCCCCGGTTCGCCCGGACACCGGCCCCGCCGCCCCGCCCGGCCCCGGACCCGACGGAGCCGCTGGACGTCGCCGCCGTCCTCGACGGCTGGCCCGCCCGGCCCTGA
- a CDS encoding IclR family transcriptional regulator domain-containing protein: protein MGRETGTDFIEALARGLDVLRCFRPGQPTMTLSEIAAVTGLARPTVRRILLTLEELGYVRAADRGFALTPRVLELGVAYVNSLGIWDVARPHMRQLVTETGESTSLAQLDGSDIVYVSRVAVPKIVTLSVTIGTRFPAVATSMGKVLLAALTPAELTAVLAVPGRSGIDARWRPDRDELDRELREVRARGWALADQDLAAGIRSVATGVRDGDGRVVAALNVTVHAAETSLERLTDEHLPRLLRTAAEISRDWARLDSVPMTVQPPAGRPD from the coding sequence ATGGGGCGCGAGACCGGAACCGACTTCATCGAGGCGCTGGCGCGCGGCCTCGACGTGCTGCGCTGCTTCCGTCCGGGCCAGCCGACGATGACGCTCAGCGAGATCGCGGCGGTGACCGGGCTGGCCCGCCCCACCGTGCGGCGCATCCTGCTCACCCTGGAGGAGCTGGGCTACGTCCGGGCCGCCGACCGGGGTTTCGCGCTCACCCCCCGGGTGCTGGAGCTGGGCGTGGCGTACGTCAACTCGCTGGGCATCTGGGACGTCGCCCGCCCGCACATGCGGCAGCTGGTGACCGAGACCGGCGAGTCGACCTCGCTGGCCCAGCTCGACGGCAGCGACATCGTCTACGTGTCCCGGGTGGCGGTGCCCAAGATCGTCACGCTTTCGGTGACCATCGGCACCCGCTTCCCGGCCGTGGCCACCTCGATGGGCAAGGTGCTGCTGGCCGCCCTCACCCCGGCGGAACTCACCGCCGTGCTGGCCGTCCCGGGCCGCTCCGGCATCGACGCCCGCTGGCGGCCGGACCGCGACGAGCTGGACCGGGAGCTGCGCGAGGTACGGGCGCGCGGCTGGGCCCTGGCCGACCAGGACCTGGCCGCCGGCATCCGGTCGGTCGCCACCGGGGTCCGCGACGGCGACGGCCGGGTGGTGGCCGCGCTCAACGTCACGGTGCACGCCGCGGAGACCTCGCTGGAGCGGCTCACCGACGAGCACCTGCCCCGCCTGCTGCGCACCGCCGCCGAGATCAGCCGGGACTGGGCCCGGCTCGACAGCGTGCCGATGACCGTGCAGCCACCAGCGGGCCGCCCGGACTGA